A single region of the Sciurus carolinensis chromosome 16, mSciCar1.2, whole genome shotgun sequence genome encodes:
- the Zbtb32 gene encoding zinc finger and BTB domain-containing protein 32: protein MEESGQEHTGSRTTCVGHEGTAGCPSRQHPPPPTARSRPYCCSVCGKRFSLKHQMETHYRVHTGEKPFSCSLCPQRSRDFSAMTKHLRTHGAAPYRCPLCGAGCPSLASMQAHMRGHSPSQLPPGWTIRSTFLYSSSSSSSRLSQTSTSSGSPPSTTT, encoded by the exons ATGGAAGAATCTGGGCAGGAGCACACAG GCTCTCGGACAACCTGTGTGGGTCATGAGGGCACAGCAGGCTGCCCATCTCGCCAACACCCTCCCCCGCCTACTGCTCGGTCTCGGCCCTATTGTTGCTCTGTCTGTGGAAAGAGGTTTTCACTCAAGCATCAGATGGAGACACACTACCGAGTCCACACAG GAGAGAAACCCTTCTCCTGTAGCCTCTGTCCTCAGCGCTCCCGGGACTTCTCTGCCATGACCAAGCACCTGCGGACACACGGGGCCGCTCCCTACCGCTGCCCTCTGTGCGGGGCCGGCTGCCCTAGCCTGGCCTCCATGCAGGCGCACATGCGCGGCCACTCGCCCAGCCAGCTCCCGCCCGGATGGACCATACGCTccaccttcctctactcttcctcctcctcatcctccaggCTGTCCCAGACCTCCACCTCTTCTGGTAGTcccccctccaccaccacctga